Proteins encoded within one genomic window of Camelina sativa cultivar DH55 chromosome 19, Cs, whole genome shotgun sequence:
- the LOC104766691 gene encoding upstream activation factor subunit spp27-like has protein sequence MAVSSGTFSIFLCIKTPSLRNASTPHSSLRLASHPAAKLRLVRAVTSATESSEPTATNKRVPRGIMKPRPVTPEMQDIVGLPEIPRTQALKRIWAYIKEHDLQDPQNKREILCDEKLKKIFEGKDRVGFLEIAKLIGPHFL, from the exons ATGGCGGTTTCTTCCGGAACATTCTCCATCTTCCTCTGCATCAAAACGCCATCGCTCCGCAACGCATCGACTCCTCATTCTTCTCTCAGGCTCGCCTCTCACCCGGCGGCTAAGCTACGCTTGGTACGAGCAGTAACATCTGCGACTGAGTCTTCCGAGCCAACCGCAACCAATAAGAGAGTGCCACGCGGTATCATGAAGCCTCGACCAGTGACCCCTGAGATGCAAGACATCGTCGGTCTTCCTGAAATCCCTCGCACACAAGCTCTCAAACGCATTTGGGCTTACATCAAAGAACACGACCTTCAA GACCcacaaaacaagagagaaataCTATGTGacgagaagctgaagaagataTTCGAAGGCAAAGATCGGGTTGGGTTCCTCGAGATTGCAAAGCTCATTGGTCCTCACTTCCTCTGA